CGCGCTGAGGCTCGGCAACCCGCCGACAGCGCTCCGGAGGAGAAGACATGGCGGCACAGCTCAATACGATGCTTCGGGAGGCGGTCGAACACGTCGGTCCGCTGCCTCACGTCGCCGAGGTCGTCTCGGCCGCACGCCGGCGGGTGAAGGCGGTCCTCGCCGACTGGAACGTGTCCTGCGAGATCGCCGAGGACTGTCTTCTGGTGGTGTCGGAGCTGCTCACCAACGCGATCGTCCACGCCCTGCCCCCGGCGGAGCTGCGCCTGTCCTGGGTACGGGCCGAGGGGCTCAGCACGCTGCGCGTCGAAGTCACCGACGCAGGATCCAAGCTTCCGGCCGGACAGTCGCCCCCGGGAATCGATCCGGACGAACACGGCCGGGGCCAGGAGATCGTCCACGCGCTGGCGGCTCGGCACGGCATACGTGTCCACTCCGGCGGAATCACTCGCTGGGCCGATCTCGTCGCACCCTGAGAGCAAACCTCTCGTTGGGGCATGTCTCACTCCGTGTGAAACGAACTCTGCCGATCAGCCGTGTCGGCGCAGGTCGTGGAAGAAGTCCTCGATGACGTGGAGGTGCCCGGAGCGGGCCGTCTCGTTGTAGACGTATGCGCCGACGGCGAGGTCGAGCACACCGAGTCCGAAGGGTGAGAACACCAGGGGCCGGTCGGTGGGCGGTGTCACTCGGCCGGTCATGACATCGGCGAGTGTTCCGTGCAGGAAGTCACGGTTGCCGGTGAGCTGCTCGGCCAGATGGGGGGACGTGCCGGCCTTGAGGCAGTGGTCCACGTCGTCGACGATGTTCGCCGAGGCGAGGATGACCTCGGGTGCGAGGTCGCGCAGGGACACGTGCAGGACCAGGGGGTTGTGGTCGAACCAGGCCGGGTCGCCGATGTGCGGCCGGCCCGCGACGGTGGCGAAGACGACGAGGTCGCTGGAGCGGATGACCGCCTCGGGAGTCTCGTGCACGGTGACCTGTCCCGTGGCGTCGCTCTGTTGGACGTGGTCGCGGAAACCGGCGGCACTGTCGCCCGACAGGTCGTGGACGCCGGTCTCCTCGAAGGACCATCCCAGGGCTGTCAGGAAGGTGTGGATGTAGCGGGCGATCAGACCCGTACCGAAGAACCCGATGCGGGTGGGGCGCAGCCGGTTGCGGGTGAGGTGGTCGGCGGCCAGTGCCGCCGACGCGGCGGTTCTGGTGGCGCTGATGATGGAGCTTTCCAGGCAGGCGAAGGGGTAGCCCGTGTCGTGGTCGTTGAGGATCAGCACCGCGGAGGCCCTGGGGATGCCGGCCTGGACGTTGTCCGGAAAGCTGGAGATCCATTTGATGCCGTCCACCGGCGCCGGTCCGCCGATCGAGGCGGGCAGCGCGATGATCCGGGCGGTGGGCCGGTCGGGAAAGCGCAGGAAGTAGGACGGGGGGTTGACCGACTCTCCGGCGGCGTGCAGGTGATAGGTGGCCTCGACGAGGTCCACGATCTGCTTCTCCCGATCCTGAAGGGCGTACTGGACCTGGGCGCCGGAGATCACTGCGAAGGTCGGCACGAGGTGCGGCTGGGACATGACGGGCTCCAGTGCGAGGGAAAGGTCGGGGGTCGTACGGCGCTCACCTCGCCGGTCGGCGACCACGCGGCCCTGCGCAGCGGCTCGGCCATGGCGAGGACCTCGCGTGGCCCTTGGAAGGCCTCGCTGCTGTGCGCTCAGGCAGGCGAACAACAGGGATGTCGGTGTGCGGGGTCGGGGGTCCGCCGGGGTTCAGGTGCACCTCGACGAGGGACGCCGGGGCCGCGTACCGCATGGTGCTGATCCTTTCGATGTCGGTCAGGTCCTTTCGATGTCGGTCAGGTCCTTTCGATGTCGGTCAGGCGGAGGTCGGTGGTGGGGTCGTGTGGCGTTGGGGTCCGTGGTCGACCAGCGCGGCGAGGTCGGTGAGGACCGGGTGTGCGGTGACGTCCTTGAGGGAGACCGCGCGGTCCAGGGTGATGGCGAGCTTCACCGCCGAGAGGGAGGTGCCGCCGCGGTCGAAGAAGTGGTCGCGGCGTCCGATCCGGTCCTGCGGGACACCGAGGACCTTCGCCCAGGCGGCCGCCAGGCGCTGCTCGGTCGACGTGACCGGCGGCTGGTGCTCGTCGTCGGTGGTGGCGGGTGCTGCGGCGAGTGCCGCCAGGGCCTTCTTGTCGATCTTGCTGTTGGCGGTCAGCGGCAGGCTTTCGCGCCAGTGGAAGGCCGACGGGACCATGTACTCGGGCAGCGACTCGGCGAGCCGGTCGCTGAGGGTCCCCGTGTCCAGGGGTTTCGGGCCGGAATAGAAGGCGACCAAGTGCTTGCTCCGGTCGGCGCGTTCGACCGTCACCACCGCGCCGTCGCGGACACCGGGGAGACGAAGCAGAGTGTTCTCGATCTCGCCGATCTCGATCCGGAAGCCGCGGATCTTGACCTGGGCGTCGCGGCGGCCGAGGAACTCCAGCTTGCCCGAAGGGTGCCAGCGGCCGTGGTCGCCGCCGAGGTACAGCCGTGTGCCTTCGCGGTGCGGATCGACCAGATAGGAGGCCCGGGTGAGTTCGGGGTCGTTGATGTAGCCGCGGCCGACGCAGACCCCGGAGAAAGCGATCACGCCCGGAGCGCCGAGCGGCACCGGGGTGAGGTGTTCGTCGACGACGTGGACGCGTACGTTGTTGACGGCGCGGCCGAGCAGGATGCGGTCCGGCGCCCGGTCCATGACCTCGTGGTTGGTGTCGTCCGAGGTCTCGGTCAGCCCGTAGGCGTTGACCAGCTTGATCCCGGGCTGGACGGCGAACCAGCGCTCGGCGAGTTCCTTCTTCAACGCCTCGCCGGTGACCGACACGAACCGCAGGTCCGGCAGCGGGCGGGGGCGCTGTTCGAGCTCCGTCAGGACGGCTTCGAGGTAGGACGGCACGACCTGGAGGACGGTGACCTCGCCGTCGGTGAGGGTGTCGAGGAAGCGGGGTACGTCGAGGATGACGTCCTGTGCGACCAGCAGGGTCCGCCCGCCGACCAGCAGCGCGCAGACCAACTGCCACAGGGAGATGTCGAAGCACTGGGGCGCGGTCTGGGCCACCACGTGTCCCTCGCCGACGTGGAGGTCGTCGATCTTGGCGTAGAGGTGGTT
This portion of the Streptomyces mirabilis genome encodes:
- a CDS encoding ATP-binding protein — protein: MAAQLNTMLREAVEHVGPLPHVAEVVSAARRRVKAVLADWNVSCEIAEDCLLVVSELLTNAIVHALPPAELRLSWVRAEGLSTLRVEVTDAGSKLPAGQSPPGIDPDEHGRGQEIVHALAARHGIRVHSGGITRWADLVAP
- the sbnB gene encoding 2,3-diaminopropionate biosynthesis protein SbnB — its product is MSQPHLVPTFAVISGAQVQYALQDREKQIVDLVEATYHLHAAGESVNPPSYFLRFPDRPTARIIALPASIGGPAPVDGIKWISSFPDNVQAGIPRASAVLILNDHDTGYPFACLESSIISATRTAASAALAADHLTRNRLRPTRIGFFGTGLIARYIHTFLTALGWSFEETGVHDLSGDSAAGFRDHVQQSDATGQVTVHETPEAVIRSSDLVVFATVAGRPHIGDPAWFDHNPLVLHVSLRDLAPEVILASANIVDDVDHCLKAGTSPHLAEQLTGNRDFLHGTLADVMTGRVTPPTDRPLVFSPFGLGVLDLAVGAYVYNETARSGHLHVIEDFFHDLRRHG